Proteins encoded within one genomic window of Longimicrobiales bacterium:
- the rph gene encoding ribonuclease PH, which translates to MTAARTDRALDALRPLTLERGVAPHAEGSCLISTGRTRVLCTASVAEYVPEWRRGRGLGWITAEYAMLPRSTHTRTSRERGKVGGRTQEIQRLIGRALRATTELAGLGERTITIDCDVLVADGGTRTAAITGGAVALRDAIGWLQREGRISSQPMHTLVAATSVGVIGGEPRLDLEYVEDVAADVDMNIVALESGRLVEVQGTGENDSFTRAQLDELLDLGMAGVEQLLAAQRAALAE; encoded by the coding sequence ATGACTGCAGCGCGCACCGATCGCGCACTGGATGCACTTCGGCCACTGACCCTCGAGCGCGGTGTCGCACCTCACGCCGAGGGCTCCTGCCTGATATCGACCGGCCGTACACGTGTGCTCTGCACGGCGAGCGTGGCGGAGTACGTGCCCGAGTGGCGCCGCGGGCGCGGCCTCGGCTGGATCACGGCGGAGTATGCCATGCTGCCGCGCAGCACGCACACGCGCACGTCACGGGAGCGCGGCAAGGTCGGCGGTCGAACCCAGGAGATCCAGCGGCTCATCGGCCGCGCACTGCGGGCAACCACAGAGCTTGCCGGGCTGGGCGAACGTACGATCACCATCGACTGCGACGTGCTCGTCGCGGACGGGGGAACACGTACGGCCGCGATCACCGGCGGAGCTGTGGCACTGCGCGACGCGATCGGCTGGCTGCAGAGGGAGGGGCGCATCAGCAGCCAGCCGATGCACACCCTCGTGGCAGCCACCAGCGTTGGCGTGATCGGCGGCGAGCCCCGGCTCGACCTGGAGTACGTGGAGGATGTCGCCGCAGACGTCGACATGAACATCGTCGCACTCGAGTCCGGTCGCCTGGTCGAGGTGCAGGGAACCGGTGAGAACGACAGCTTCACGCGTGCACAGCTCGATGAGCTTCTCGACCTCGGCATGGCCGGTGTCGAGCAGCTCCTCGCAGCACAGCGTGCTGCGCTCGCCGAATGA
- the rfaE2 gene encoding D-glycero-beta-D-manno-heptose 1-phosphate adenylyltransferase, with translation MSQPRSPATKVLDREALLVRFGGPRSNTVVFTNGVFDLLHRGHVEYLDAARRLGDALVVGVNTDASVRRLKGSERPLNPLADRMHVLAALECVDGVTWFEEDTPLELIRALLPDVLVKGGDYTPDTVVGREVVEAAGGRVVIIPLVAGRSTTATIGRMRGQVS, from the coding sequence ATGAGTCAGCCGCGCTCGCCCGCCACCAAGGTCCTCGATCGCGAGGCACTGCTGGTGCGCTTCGGTGGTCCTCGCAGCAATACCGTCGTGTTCACCAATGGCGTGTTCGATCTGTTGCACCGCGGCCACGTCGAATACCTGGACGCCGCGCGCAGGCTCGGAGACGCCCTGGTGGTGGGGGTGAACACCGACGCGTCCGTGCGCCGGCTGAAGGGTTCCGAGCGTCCGCTCAACCCGCTCGCCGATCGCATGCACGTGCTTGCCGCGCTCGAGTGCGTGGACGGAGTCACGTGGTTCGAGGAGGACACGCCGCTCGAGCTGATCCGGGCGCTGCTCCCGGACGTGCTCGTCAAGGGCGGCGACTATACCCCCGACACCGTGGTCGGTCGCGAGGTGGTGGAGGCGGCGGGCGGCAGAGTCGTGATCATCCCGCTCGTCGCAGGCCGTTCCACCACCGCAACCATCGGCCGCATGCGCGGCCAGGTCAGCTGA
- a CDS encoding adenylate/guanylate cyclase domain-containing protein, whose product MTLNPRRLAAVWFADIVGFTRLSASDEQSAVRLVAILQQAARAATAAHGGRVVNFIGDAALAEFNSTDAAMKAAMRIQREFADAAAAAGIDACLRIGVHVGDVVQSEDGNLFGDGVNTAARLQEMARPCQIVCSQDVWRHLRPRGEFAFDSLGERQLEGITGRVWVFSVHDPAGSPELGSQPLPVWRATLTRLARLGRVLIAYIIASVITWQLVRALTAQLLLPGWVEPLAIALLVVGLLVILGTGWVQARPTWERRVQQKPAWALDLSEAVEELRHQRIPELTWPRAIVGGVMAFGVLFAIALAYVTLGDAGGFLGPRQAVAEPGRAVAILPFETSEGLDSWREGVPDLLALTLGSRNDLRVIDPLAVMSRAGDGENFDEPESALELGRALDARYVLAGSVRSDNGRLRVRTSLYDVRTGESIGSVEESAVADSIALLTDRLAMQLTSLFGINGTSRPLAIGALTTRELTALRAFLEGERLFRASRFELARVAFAEAVRADPEFAFARYRLSLTSAWAEPPHEPRVDDHAAHAARYVDGLPERQALLIRAHAQAAAGRPQAIAMLHELTTKYPNDVEGWFLLGDVYYHRYRTTPVDSFRTAAVAADSFRIASQHGLALDSTFLPLYLHLMEDAHRRGDAQVVRHLSGVVRDVDPGNPLAYGLALAYGPASDPAPFPVQQQELEDADRTAEPNDAVAGQRSRTSAPDAQRDPERSARATREAPDRSGYDALLRVALRSRTSALESGAAASTLGSADALRARAATAAREGRFSEGERLLEQAREGYENARAAALWTARLDSVRTVVATIRSAARGDARTEGDRWETRAGDAAADGRYVEALQGYERALQAYRTPPPAPATVPSAERAPVTRNERPAVEAALQRIARAIESENIGTLLEVWPSLDARQQANFRALFSGTRDIRVTFDVRSIDIEQDRATASLQTTYNYFNESRRAADSASFPQTLIFSRRDGSWIVTGSR is encoded by the coding sequence ATGACTCTGAACCCACGCCGCCTCGCCGCCGTCTGGTTCGCGGACATCGTTGGTTTTACTCGCCTCTCCGCTTCGGACGAGCAGTCCGCGGTGCGCCTCGTCGCGATCCTTCAGCAGGCCGCGCGCGCAGCGACCGCCGCGCACGGGGGGCGCGTCGTCAACTTCATCGGTGACGCGGCGCTCGCCGAGTTCAACAGCACGGATGCCGCGATGAAGGCGGCCATGCGTATTCAGCGTGAGTTCGCTGACGCTGCCGCCGCGGCGGGCATCGACGCATGTCTGCGGATCGGCGTGCACGTCGGTGACGTGGTGCAGTCGGAGGACGGCAACCTGTTCGGCGACGGCGTGAACACCGCCGCACGCCTGCAGGAGATGGCGCGCCCCTGTCAGATCGTGTGCAGCCAGGACGTGTGGCGGCACCTGCGGCCGCGCGGGGAGTTCGCATTCGATTCACTCGGCGAGCGCCAGCTGGAGGGCATCACCGGCCGCGTCTGGGTCTTCAGTGTGCATGATCCGGCCGGCAGCCCGGAGCTGGGCTCGCAGCCACTGCCGGTCTGGCGCGCAACGCTGACCAGGCTGGCGCGGCTGGGTCGAGTGCTGATCGCGTACATCATTGCATCGGTCATCACGTGGCAGCTCGTGCGTGCGCTCACCGCGCAGCTTCTGCTGCCCGGCTGGGTCGAGCCACTCGCGATCGCGCTGCTCGTCGTCGGGCTGCTCGTCATCCTGGGGACCGGCTGGGTCCAGGCGCGGCCGACGTGGGAGCGGAGGGTTCAGCAGAAGCCCGCCTGGGCACTCGACCTGTCGGAGGCGGTGGAGGAGCTGCGCCACCAGCGCATTCCCGAGCTGACGTGGCCGCGGGCGATCGTGGGTGGCGTGATGGCGTTCGGCGTGCTCTTCGCAATCGCGCTCGCGTATGTCACGCTCGGCGATGCCGGTGGATTCCTCGGTCCCCGGCAGGCCGTCGCGGAGCCGGGCCGCGCCGTTGCGATCCTGCCGTTCGAGACCTCCGAGGGACTCGATTCATGGCGTGAAGGTGTGCCCGACCTGCTCGCGCTCACTCTTGGTAGCCGCAATGACCTGCGCGTGATCGACCCCCTCGCCGTGATGAGTCGGGCAGGGGACGGGGAGAACTTCGACGAACCGGAGTCGGCGCTCGAGCTCGGCCGTGCACTCGACGCCCGTTATGTCCTTGCGGGCAGCGTGCGCTCGGACAACGGACGACTCCGCGTGCGCACCTCGCTGTACGACGTGCGCACGGGCGAGTCCATCGGCTCCGTCGAGGAAAGCGCCGTCGCCGACAGCATCGCCCTGCTCACGGACCGGCTCGCCATGCAGCTTACATCCCTGTTCGGGATCAACGGGACGAGCCGGCCACTCGCCATCGGCGCGCTGACGACGCGAGAGCTGACCGCGCTGCGTGCATTCCTCGAGGGAGAGCGGCTGTTCCGCGCGTCGCGGTTCGAGCTTGCGCGGGTCGCATTCGCGGAGGCGGTCAGAGCCGATCCGGAGTTCGCTTTTGCCCGCTACCGGCTGTCCCTGACGTCGGCCTGGGCGGAGCCGCCACACGAGCCGCGCGTCGATGACCATGCCGCCCACGCGGCGCGCTATGTGGACGGGCTTCCCGAGCGACAGGCGCTGCTCATCCGCGCCCACGCACAGGCCGCAGCGGGCAGGCCCCAGGCGATCGCCATGCTGCACGAGCTGACCACGAAGTATCCCAACGACGTCGAGGGCTGGTTCCTCCTCGGCGATGTCTACTACCACCGCTACCGCACGACCCCGGTGGATTCCTTCCGCACGGCCGCGGTGGCGGCCGACTCGTTCCGGATCGCATCGCAGCACGGCCTCGCACTCGATTCGACGTTCCTGCCGCTCTACCTCCACCTCATGGAGGATGCACACCGGCGCGGTGATGCGCAGGTCGTGCGGCACCTGTCGGGCGTGGTGAGGGACGTGGATCCGGGCAATCCACTCGCGTACGGTCTGGCCCTGGCGTACGGCCCTGCGTCGGATCCGGCTCCGTTCCCCGTGCAGCAGCAGGAGCTCGAGGACGCTGACCGCACGGCAGAGCCGAACGATGCGGTTGCCGGCCAACGCTCCCGTACGTCGGCTCCGGACGCCCAGCGCGACCCGGAGCGCAGCGCCCGTGCGACTCGCGAGGCACCGGACCGCAGCGGGTACGATGCGCTGCTGCGCGTCGCACTTCGTTCACGGACGAGCGCACTGGAAAGTGGCGCTGCGGCCAGCACGCTCGGCTCCGCGGATGCGCTCCGTGCTCGTGCTGCCACCGCGGCACGGGAGGGACGCTTCTCCGAGGGCGAACGACTGCTCGAGCAGGCACGCGAAGGTTACGAGAACGCACGTGCCGCCGCGCTCTGGACCGCCCGGCTCGACTCCGTCCGCACTGTCGTTGCCACGATCCGCAGCGCGGCGCGCGGTGACGCACGCACAGAAGGCGATCGCTGGGAGACACGCGCCGGTGACGCAGCGGCAGACGGGCGGTACGTGGAGGCGCTGCAGGGATACGAGCGTGCGCTGCAGGCGTATCGGACGCCGCCACCCGCACCGGCGACGGTGCCCAGCGCCGAGCGCGCGCCGGTCACCAGGAACGAGAGACCGGCAGTGGAGGCCGCGCTGCAGCGGATCGCCCGCGCCATCGAAAGCGAGAACATCGGGACGCTGCTGGAGGTGTGGCCCAGCCTGGACGCCCGGCAGCAGGCGAACTTCCGCGCGCTGTTCTCGGGCA
- the hemC gene encoding hydroxymethylbilane synthase, whose amino-acid sequence MKRLASRGSALALWQARHIQAQLLELWPDVAVEIDVVTTTGDRITDVPLAQIGDTGLFTKEVDRAVLDGRADFAVHSLKDVPTKPPEGLVLAAVPVREDPRDALIVAPGRPRTLEMLPPEARLGTSSLRRRALLLDQRPDLEVDDLRGNLDSRLARVREGRYDAILLAYAGLRRMGWEHEVAQLLEPPRWLPAAGQGALGIVCREDDSAMLEMLAGLDHGPTRAATTAERTLLRTLEGGCQIPIGALATVDGNELHLNAFVAALSGSTSVRGEIRGPVARAHQLGINLANDMIERGAARILEEVRAAGEDGVPRPTAP is encoded by the coding sequence ATGAAGCGACTCGCGTCGCGCGGCAGCGCACTCGCGCTCTGGCAGGCCCGCCACATACAGGCGCAGCTGCTCGAGCTGTGGCCGGACGTCGCGGTCGAGATCGACGTCGTGACGACCACCGGCGACCGCATCACGGATGTGCCGCTCGCGCAGATCGGCGACACGGGTCTCTTCACCAAGGAAGTCGACCGCGCGGTGCTGGACGGTCGCGCCGATTTCGCCGTTCATTCGCTCAAGGACGTACCGACGAAGCCGCCCGAGGGGCTGGTCCTCGCCGCCGTGCCGGTCCGTGAAGATCCGCGGGATGCGCTGATCGTTGCGCCCGGCCGGCCCAGGACCCTGGAGATGCTGCCGCCCGAAGCCCGCCTCGGTACCAGCTCGCTTCGCCGTCGCGCGCTGCTGCTCGATCAGCGACCGGATCTCGAGGTGGACGATCTGCGCGGCAACCTCGATTCGCGACTGGCACGCGTCCGCGAGGGCCGGTACGACGCGATCCTGCTCGCGTACGCGGGACTGCGACGCATGGGATGGGAGCACGAAGTGGCGCAGCTCCTCGAGCCGCCGCGCTGGTTGCCGGCTGCCGGACAGGGCGCACTCGGGATCGTCTGCCGGGAGGATGATTCCGCCATGCTCGAGATGCTGGCCGGGCTCGACCACGGCCCCACCCGCGCAGCGACCACGGCCGAGCGCACGCTGCTGCGCACGCTCGAGGGCGGGTGCCAGATCCCGATCGGCGCACTCGCCACTGTCGATGGGAACGAGCTGCATCTGAATGCGTTCGTCGCCGCCCTGTCGGGCAGCACGTCGGTGCGCGGCGAGATCCGCGGACCGGTTGCGCGCGCGCACCAGCTCGGCATCAACCTGGCCAACGACATGATCGAGCGCGGCGCAGCGCGCATCCTCGAAGAGGTGCGCGCGGCGGGCGAGGATGGCGTGCCGCGACCGACAGCGCCATGA
- a CDS encoding non-canonical purine NTP pyrophosphatase, producing MMPRHAVIATRSRHKLEEVRAILGGSLRIHGETLELIDLATAGIQPAPEEDDVEAFETFRENALAKARYFAALTGLPTIADDSGIVVHALDGAPGVRSKRFSGRNDLSGHALDRANNALLLEKLEGVPEQQRAAHYVCAAALVGAWPGSVTGVGTCSGRILHEPVGSGGFGYDPLFWVPELGRSFGELPAELKHGVSHRGRAFRALAACG from the coding sequence ATGATGCCGCGCCACGCCGTGATCGCCACACGCAGCCGGCACAAGCTCGAGGAGGTGCGAGCCATACTCGGCGGCTCGCTGCGCATTCACGGCGAGACGCTGGAGCTGATCGATCTCGCCACGGCCGGCATTCAGCCCGCGCCGGAAGAGGACGACGTCGAAGCGTTCGAGACGTTCCGTGAGAACGCGCTCGCCAAGGCGCGCTACTTCGCCGCCCTCACCGGACTGCCGACCATCGCGGACGATTCCGGCATCGTCGTACACGCACTGGACGGCGCCCCCGGCGTGCGTTCGAAGCGGTTTTCAGGGCGCAACGACCTTTCCGGCCATGCGCTGGACCGCGCGAACAATGCGCTGCTGCTCGAGAAGCTCGAGGGCGTGCCCGAGCAGCAGCGCGCCGCTCACTACGTCTGCGCCGCGGCACTCGTCGGTGCGTGGCCAGGCTCGGTCACCGGCGTGGGCACGTGCAGCGGTCGTATCCTGCACGAGCCGGTCGGAAGCGGCGGGTTCGGCTACGATCCGCTGTTCTGGGTCCCCGAGCTCGGTCGCAGCTTCGGCGAGCTGCCCGCGGAGCTGAAGCACGGGGTGAGTCACCGGGGCCGGGCGTTCCGCGCGCTCGCGGCGTGCGGGTGA